In one Pseudomonas tensinigenes genomic region, the following are encoded:
- a CDS encoding YgdI/YgdR family lipoprotein, whose translation MKIKSLGIPFAVVAALALAGCSTPTVVTLQNGTQYLTKDMPKTKTKDGFYEFEDISGSKVKVRADEVATVREED comes from the coding sequence ATGAAAATCAAGTCACTGGGCATCCCTTTCGCCGTCGTTGCCGCGCTGGCACTGGCCGGTTGCTCGACCCCGACGGTGGTCACTCTGCAGAACGGCACCCAGTATCTGACCAAGGACATGCCGAAAACCAAAACCAAGGATGGCTTCTATGAGTTCGAAGATATTTCCGGGTCCAAGGTGAAGGTTCGCGCCGATGAAGTAGCCACGGTGCGCGAAGAAGACTAG
- a CDS encoding VRR-NUC domain-containing protein produces the protein MTANPLDDPFYYLNNFRQVLDWLELRYADVMGETEHAFIRDFKALPRATQGLLVRMVMRKGVHFRAGKLNYAEIGDIAAAAQPLLERGWIDEHAPLALAELFDVLLKAELVQAFGAAIEQPKGRKDDWLPLLAEQFSELRCLRDWAPLLDDRLFSLTIMDLCDRLRLMFFGNLYQDWSEFVLADLGIFTYEKVEFCADSRGLRSREDVDACLFLHHCQMRFEAGEPLETIVEQVSALHFDNPWLQRRRGKVLFQIGQYCERISEFALALSIYRDCAYPGARLRMIRVLERSGEYPLALELATLAEQAPESAAEQQGLQRILPRVRRKLGGPPLKRAAARPVERLDLQLPRSDPALSVEFYVQAHLHDDEGPVHYVENSLINSLFGLLCWPAIFAPLPGAFFHPFQRGPVDLLNEDFQQRRAELFQACLRELDDGRYTATIRQRFIDKWGIQSPFVFWGALNETLLEQALACLPAEHLKHWFNRLLLDIKANRAGMPDLIQFWPQHKTYRMIEVKGPGDRLQDNQLRWLEFCHQHQMPVAVCYVQWAEQSA, from the coding sequence GTGACTGCCAATCCCCTCGACGACCCGTTCTATTACCTTAACAACTTCCGGCAAGTGCTTGATTGGCTTGAGCTTCGCTATGCCGATGTGATGGGTGAAACGGAGCACGCGTTCATCCGCGACTTCAAGGCCTTGCCACGCGCGACTCAGGGTTTGCTGGTGCGGATGGTCATGCGCAAGGGCGTGCATTTTCGCGCCGGCAAACTCAATTACGCTGAAATCGGTGACATCGCTGCGGCCGCGCAACCCTTGCTGGAGCGTGGCTGGATCGATGAACACGCGCCGCTGGCCCTCGCCGAGTTGTTCGACGTGTTGCTCAAAGCCGAGCTTGTGCAGGCCTTCGGCGCCGCCATCGAACAGCCCAAGGGGCGCAAGGATGACTGGCTGCCGCTGCTGGCCGAGCAGTTCAGCGAATTGCGCTGCCTGCGCGACTGGGCGCCACTGCTCGATGACCGGCTGTTCAGCCTGACCATCATGGACCTGTGCGACCGCTTGCGGCTGATGTTCTTCGGCAACCTGTATCAGGACTGGTCGGAATTCGTCCTCGCCGACCTGGGCATCTTCACCTATGAAAAAGTCGAGTTCTGCGCCGACTCGCGGGGCCTGCGCAGCCGCGAAGACGTCGACGCCTGTCTGTTCCTGCACCACTGCCAAATGCGTTTCGAGGCCGGCGAGCCGCTTGAAACCATCGTCGAGCAAGTCAGTGCCTTGCACTTCGACAACCCGTGGCTGCAACGCCGGCGTGGCAAGGTGTTGTTCCAGATCGGCCAGTATTGCGAGCGCATCAGCGAGTTTGCCCTGGCCCTGAGCATTTACCGCGACTGCGCCTATCCCGGCGCGCGTTTGCGCATGATCCGTGTGCTGGAGCGCAGCGGCGAATACCCGTTGGCGCTGGAACTCGCGACGCTGGCAGAACAGGCGCCGGAAAGCGCCGCCGAGCAGCAAGGCCTGCAACGGATATTGCCAAGGGTGCGGCGCAAACTCGGCGGCCCGCCGCTCAAACGTGCAGCCGCCAGACCGGTCGAGCGACTGGACCTGCAGTTGCCGCGCAGCGATCCTGCGTTGTCCGTGGAGTTTTACGTGCAGGCGCATCTGCACGATGACGAGGGCCCGGTGCATTACGTAGAGAACAGCCTGATCAACTCGCTGTTCGGCCTGTTGTGCTGGCCGGCGATTTTCGCGCCGTTGCCCGGGGCGTTCTTTCACCCGTTCCAGCGGGGCCCGGTGGACCTGCTCAACGAAGATTTCCAGCAACGCCGCGCCGAGCTGTTTCAGGCGTGCCTGCGCGAACTCGATGACGGTCGCTATACGGCGACCATTCGCCAGCGCTTCATCGACAAGTGGGGCATTCAGTCGCCATTCGTGTTCTGGGGCGCATTGAATGAAACGTTGCTAGAGCAAGCACTGGCCTGTCTGCCCGCCGAACACCTCAAACACTGGTTCAACCGTTTGCTGCTCGACATCAAGGCCAACCGCGCCGGCATGCCCGACCTGATCCAGTTCTGGCCGCAACACAAAACCTACCGAATGATTGAAGTGAAAGGCCCCGGCGATCGCCTGCAGGACAATCAACTGCGCTGGCTGGAGTTCTGCCACCAGCACCAGATGCCAGTGGCCGTGTGTTACGTGCAATGGGCGGAGCAGAGCGCTTGA